A section of the Ictalurus punctatus breed USDA103 chromosome 8, Coco_2.0, whole genome shotgun sequence genome encodes:
- the fhl1a gene encoding four and a half LIM domains protein 1a isoform X1 has translation MTFYRHSGPRSYTSSIMTERFNCFYCRDDLHGKKYIQKDEKHVCVRCFDKLCANTCAECRRPIGADAKELTHKNRHWHEDCFRCAKCYKPLANESFATKDDGKIMCGKCGAREDSPRCQGCYKVIMPGSQNVEYKHKVWHEECFICFECKQPIRSQSFLPKGDEFYCSACHEKKFAKNCARCKEPITSGGINYQDKPWHSECFVCNTCKKPLAGARFTAHEDDFYCVDCYKTSVAKKCSGCQNPITGFGRGTNVVNYEDHTWHEYCFNCKKCSLSLAHKRFVLHEENIYCPDCAKKL, from the exons ATGACTTTCTACAGGCACTCAG GCCCACGTAGTTATACGAGCTCCATCATGACGGAGCGCTTCAACTGCTTCTACTGCAGAGATGACCTGCATGGCAAGAAGTACATCCAGAAGGATGAGAAGCATGTGTGCGTGCGCTGCTTTGACAAGCTGTGCGCCAACACCTGTGCGGAATGCCGTCGACCTATCGGAGCTGATGCGAAG GAGCTGACCCATAAGAACCGGCATTGGCACGAGGACTGCTTCCGCTGCGCCAAGTGCTACAAGCCGCTGGCCAATGAGTCTTTCGCCACTAAAGACGATGGCAAGATCATGTGTGGGAAGTGTGGTGCCCGTGAGGACTCACCCCGCTGCCAGGGCTGCTACAAAGTCATCATGCCTG GGTCTCAAAACGTGGAGTACAAGCATAAAGTGTGGCATGAGGAGTGCTTCATCTGCTTTGAGTGCAAGCAGCCAATCCGCTCGCAGAGTTTCCTGCCCAAGGGGGATGAATTCTACTGCAGCGCATGCCATGAGAAGAAGTTCGCTAAGAACTGTGCTCGCTGCAAGGAG CCCATCACCTCTGGTGGGATCAACTATCAGGATAAACCGTGGCACTCTGAATGCTTCGTGTGCAACACCTGCAAGAAGCCGCTGGCTGGAGCTCGCTTCACTGCTCACGAGGACGACTTCTACTGTGTGGACTGCTACAAGACCTCTGTGGCCAAGAAATGCTCTGGATGTCAGAACCCCATCACTG GTTTTGGCAGAGGGACTAATGTCGTGAACTACGAAGACCACACTTGGCATGAGTACTGCTTTAACTGTAAGAAGTGCTCTCTGTCCTTGGCACACAAGCGCTTCGTCCTGCATGAAGAGAACATCTACTGCCCCGACTGTGCCAAAAAGCTGTGA
- the fhl1a gene encoding four and a half LIM domains protein 1a (The RefSeq protein has 3 substitutions compared to this genomic sequence), translating to MTERFNCFYCRDDLHGKKYIQKDEKHVCVRCFDKLCANTCAECRRPIGADAKELTHKNRHWHEDCFRCAKCYKPLANESFATKDDGKIMCGKCGARGDSPRCQGCYKVIMPGSQNVEYNHEVWHEECFICFECKQPIRSQSFLPKGDEFYCSACHEKKFAKNCARCKEPITSGGINYQDKPWHSECFVCNTCKKPLAGARFTAHEDDFYCVDCYKTSVAKKCSGCQNPITGFGRGTNVVNYEDHTWHEYCFNCKKCSLSLAHKRFVLHEENIYCPDCAKKL from the exons ATGACGGAGCGCTTCAACTGCTTCTACTGCAGAGATGACCTGCATGGCAAGAAGTACATCCAGAAGGATGAGAAGCATGTGTGCGTGCGCTGCTTTGACAAGCTGTGCGCCAACACCTGTGCGGAATGCCGTCGACCTATCGGAGCTGATGCGAAG GAGCTGACCCATAAGAACCGGCATTGGCACGAGGACTGCTTCCGCTGCGCCAAGTGCTACAAGCCGCTGGCCAATGAGTCTTTCGCCACTAAAGACGATGGCAAGATCATGTGTGGGAAGTGTGGTGCCCGTGAGGACTCACCCCGCTGCCAGGGCTGCTACAAAGTCATCATGCCTG GGTCTCAAAACGTGGAGTACAAGCATAAAGTGTGGCATGAGGAGTGCTTCATCTGCTTTGAGTGCAAGCAGCCAATCCGCTCGCAGAGTTTCCTGCCCAAGGGGGATGAATTCTACTGCAGCGCATGCCATGAGAAGAAGTTCGCTAAGAACTGTGCTCGCTGCAAGGAG CCCATCACCTCTGGTGGGATCAACTATCAGGATAAACCGTGGCACTCTGAATGCTTCGTGTGCAACACCTGCAAGAAGCCGCTGGCTGGAGCTCGCTTCACTGCTCACGAGGACGACTTCTACTGTGTGGACTGCTACAAGACCTCTGTGGCCAAGAAATGCTCTGGATGTCAGAACCCCATCACTG GTTTTGGCAGAGGGACTAATGTCGTGAACTACGAAGACCACACTTGGCATGAGTACTGCTTTAACTGTAAGAAGTGCTCTCTGTCCTTGGCACACAAGCGCTTCGTCCTGCATGAAGAGAACATCTACTGCCCCGACTGTGCCAAAAAGCTGTGA